From Streptomyces sp. CMB-StM0423, a single genomic window includes:
- a CDS encoding alpha/beta hydrolase family protein has protein sequence MSSTSAASSGRRDAAPGPAAPGPPPSRTALLRAADGVPIEAAYVPGPGPGAPAIVVAHGFTGALERPAIRRAAAVFAQRAGVVTFSFRGHGGSGGRSTVGDREVLDLAAAVAWARSLGHARVATVGFSMGGSVVLRHGALYRPEARGDERERGGREGRTGAYGNAAAGAGGDAAPGPVPYADAVVSVSSPARWYYRGTAPMRRLHWIVERRTGRAVSRLALKTRIHHRRWNPEPLSPTAAAPLIAPTPLLIVHGTRDTYFPVDHPHALAAAADPDTAELWLEEDFAHAENAAGGELLERIAAWTTEAVSGRSP, from the coding sequence ATGAGCTCCACCTCCGCGGCCTCGTCCGGCCGACGAGACGCCGCGCCCGGTCCTGCCGCACCCGGTCCGCCCCCTTCCCGTACGGCGCTGCTGCGCGCGGCGGACGGGGTGCCGATCGAGGCGGCGTACGTCCCGGGCCCGGGTCCAGGCGCCCCGGCGATCGTGGTGGCGCACGGCTTCACGGGGGCCCTGGAGCGGCCGGCGATCCGCCGGGCGGCGGCGGTGTTCGCGCAGCGTGCGGGGGTGGTGACGTTCTCGTTCCGGGGCCACGGCGGATCCGGCGGGCGGTCGACGGTCGGGGACCGGGAGGTGCTGGACCTGGCGGCGGCGGTGGCGTGGGCCAGGTCGCTGGGGCACGCCCGGGTGGCGACGGTGGGGTTCTCGATGGGCGGCTCGGTGGTGCTGCGCCACGGCGCGCTGTATCGCCCGGAGGCGCGGGGCGACGAACGGGAGCGCGGGGGGCGCGAGGGGCGCACGGGGGCGTACGGAAACGCCGCCGCGGGAGCCGGCGGGGACGCCGCCCCGGGCCCGGTCCCGTACGCGGACGCCGTCGTGTCGGTCAGCTCGCCGGCCCGCTGGTACTACCGGGGCACGGCGCCGATGCGGCGGCTGCACTGGATAGTGGAACGCCGTACGGGCCGCGCGGTCTCCCGCCTCGCCCTGAAGACCCGCATCCACCACCGCCGCTGGAACCCGGAACCCCTCTCGCCCACGGCCGCGGCCCCCCTGATCGCCCCGACCCCGCTGCTGATCGTCCACGGCACCCGGGACACGTACTTCCCCGTGGACCATCCCCACGCCCTGGCCGCGGCGGCGGACCCGGACACGGCGGAACTGTGGCTGGAGGAGGACTTCGCCCACGCGGAGAACGCGGCGGGCGGGGAGCTGCTGGAACGGATCGCGGCGTGGACGACGGAGGCCGTCAGCGGACGTAGTCCTTGA
- a CDS encoding response regulator transcription factor, which yields MSSLLLLTNALQPSAEVLPALGLLLHNVRVAPAEGPALIDTPGADVILVDGRRDLPQVRSLCQLLRSTGPGCPLILVVTEGGLAAVTAEWGVDDVLLDTAGPAEVEARLRLALGRQQLPADESPTEIRNGDLTVDEATYSAKLKGRVLDLTFKEFELLKYLAQHPGRVFTRAQLLQEVWGYDYFGGTRTVDVHVRRLRAKLGPEHESLIGTVRNVGYRFVVPEKAEKKSEKHEQKGVAQEVRHRA from the coding sequence GTGAGTTCTCTGCTGCTTCTGACCAACGCCCTGCAGCCCTCCGCCGAGGTGCTCCCCGCGCTCGGGCTGCTGCTCCACAACGTGCGCGTGGCCCCCGCCGAGGGACCCGCCCTGATCGACACCCCAGGTGCCGACGTCATCCTCGTCGACGGCCGCCGCGACCTGCCGCAGGTGCGCAGCCTGTGCCAGTTGCTGCGGTCCACGGGCCCCGGCTGTCCGCTGATCCTCGTCGTGACGGAGGGCGGGCTCGCCGCCGTCACCGCCGAGTGGGGCGTGGACGACGTACTGCTGGACACCGCGGGTCCCGCCGAGGTGGAGGCGCGGCTGCGGCTCGCGCTGGGCCGGCAGCAACTGCCCGCCGACGAGAGCCCCACCGAGATCCGCAACGGCGATCTGACGGTGGACGAGGCCACGTACAGCGCGAAGCTGAAGGGGCGGGTGCTGGACCTGACCTTCAAGGAGTTCGAGCTGCTGAAGTACCTGGCGCAGCACCCGGGGCGGGTGTTCACCCGGGCCCAGTTGCTCCAGGAGGTCTGGGGCTACGACTACTTCGGCGGCACCCGCACCGTCGACGTCCACGTGCGGCGGCTGCGGGCGAAGCTCGGCCCCGAGCACGAGTCGCTGATCGGCACGGTACGGAACGTGGGATACCGCTTCGTCGTGCCGGAGAAGGCCGAGAAGAAGTCGGAGAAGCATGAGCAGAAGGGCGTCGCGCAGGAGGTGCGGCACCGCGCGTAG
- a CDS encoding LacI family DNA-binding transcriptional regulator — protein MAKVTRDDVARLAGTSTAVVSYVINNGPRPVAPATRERVLAAIKELGYRPDRVAQAMASRRTDLIGMIVPDARQPFFGEMAHAVEQAASERGKMVLVGNSDYLDDREVHYLRAFLGMRVSGLILVSQGPSAAAAAEIDAWDARVVLMHERRDQPEDLVVVTDDVGGARLATSHLLEHGHAYVACLGGVETTPTTGDPVTDHVEGWRIAMRAAGRSTEGRLFQSPYNRYDSYQVGLKLLSGPDRPPAIFCATDDQAIGLLRAARELRIDVPGELAVAAFDNVKEAGLTDPPLTTVASDRPAMARAAVDLVLDETPLATRRERLKQFPSQLVTRRSCGCP, from the coding sequence GTGGCCAAGGTGACGCGGGACGACGTGGCACGGCTGGCGGGGACCTCGACCGCGGTCGTGAGCTACGTCATCAACAACGGACCCCGGCCGGTCGCCCCGGCCACCCGGGAGCGGGTGCTCGCGGCGATAAAGGAGCTGGGCTACCGCCCGGACCGCGTGGCGCAGGCCATGGCCTCGCGGCGTACGGACCTCATCGGCATGATCGTGCCGGACGCGCGGCAGCCGTTCTTCGGCGAGATGGCGCACGCGGTGGAGCAGGCGGCGTCCGAGCGCGGCAAGATGGTGCTCGTCGGCAACTCCGACTATCTCGACGACCGCGAGGTCCACTATCTGCGGGCGTTCCTCGGGATGCGCGTCTCCGGCCTGATCCTCGTCAGCCAGGGCCCGAGCGCGGCCGCGGCGGCCGAGATCGACGCGTGGGACGCGCGGGTGGTGCTCATGCACGAGCGCCGGGACCAGCCGGAGGACCTGGTCGTCGTCACGGACGACGTCGGCGGCGCGCGGCTGGCGACGAGCCACCTGCTGGAGCACGGCCACGCGTACGTGGCCTGCCTGGGCGGCGTCGAGACGACCCCGACGACGGGCGACCCGGTGACCGACCACGTGGAGGGCTGGCGCATCGCGATGCGCGCGGCGGGCCGCTCGACGGAGGGCCGGCTCTTCCAGTCCCCGTACAACCGCTACGACTCCTACCAGGTCGGCCTGAAGCTCCTCTCCGGCCCCGACCGCCCGCCGGCCATCTTCTGCGCGACCGACGACCAGGCCATCGGCCTCCTCCGCGCGGCCCGGGAACTCCGCATAGACGTCCCGGGCGAACTCGCGGTGGCGGCCTTCGACAACGTCAAGGAGGCGGGCCTCACGGACCCGCCCCTGACGACGGTCGCCTCGGACCGCCCGGCGATGGCCCGCGCGGCGGTGGACCTGGTCCTGGACGAAACCCCCCTGGCCACCCGCCGCGAACGCCTCAAGCAGTTCCCCTCCCAGTTGGTCACCCGCCGCTCCTGCGGCTGCCCGTAG
- a CDS encoding ATP-binding protein, which produces MEVDSRTAETAVLLLSELVTNAVCHGRVPPGRRVGTRFTLEVGCLRLEVGDANDDWPQPRIAGDDDESGRGLALVDALADGWGTYRRAGGIGKCVWVELRLPGGRG; this is translated from the coding sequence TTGGAGGTCGACAGCCGGACGGCAGAGACGGCCGTGCTGCTGCTCTCCGAACTGGTCACCAACGCGGTGTGTCACGGACGGGTTCCGCCGGGACGGCGTGTGGGTACGCGGTTCACGCTTGAGGTCGGATGCCTGCGGCTCGAAGTCGGCGACGCCAACGACGACTGGCCCCAGCCCCGCATCGCGGGCGACGACGACGAGAGCGGGCGCGGGCTGGCGCTCGTCGACGCGCTGGCGGATGGGTGGGGGACGTATCGGCGCGCGGGTGGGATCGGGAAGTGCGTGTGGGTGGAGCTGCGGCTTCCGGGCGGGCGGGGTTGA
- the ltrA gene encoding group II intron reverse transcriptase/maturase yields the protein MNIDDPERSYVPFRVERRVLEIQAKLHRWSNENGHRRFDDLYNLVCDPDFLLVAWDRVRSNRGARSAGIDGRSAFSIESAGVEEFLGGLRSQLKDRSFSPLPARERMIPKSDGKKRRLGIATVCDRVVQASLKLVLEPIFEADFLPCSYGFRPNRRAHDAVAEIRYYSSRPRQYEWVVEGDIKACFDEISHSALMDRVRMRVGDKRVLALVKAFLKSGILSEDGSLTETNTGTPQGSILSPLLSNVALSVLDEYIEQAPGGPSSSEWQRRVRRRQGLPNFRLIRYADDWCLMVRGTREGAEALKEEVAEVLATMGLRLADAKTLITHIDEGLDFLGWRIQRHVKASEKREYVYTYPARKALRVICRKVKRICRNTSTNQPLSTLLYQLNPVLRGWCAYFRPGVSSKAFGYLAKVAWYQVIAWIRRKHRGITWKELRRRYCAGGWQPRDGQIKLLHTGTISTTRYRYRGTKIPSPWAAAA from the coding sequence GTGAACATCGATGATCCGGAGCGATCGTATGTCCCGTTCAGGGTCGAGCGCCGGGTACTGGAGATTCAGGCCAAGCTACACCGTTGGTCAAACGAGAATGGTCACCGCCGGTTTGATGACTTGTATAACCTTGTCTGCGATCCTGACTTCCTTCTGGTCGCATGGGATCGCGTGAGGAGCAACAGGGGTGCTCGGTCGGCCGGGATTGACGGCCGGTCAGCCTTCTCGATCGAGTCTGCCGGGGTGGAAGAATTCCTCGGTGGATTACGGTCGCAGTTGAAGGATCGGAGCTTCAGCCCGTTACCGGCACGGGAGCGCATGATTCCCAAATCGGACGGGAAGAAGCGCCGTCTAGGTATTGCGACCGTGTGTGACCGAGTGGTACAGGCGTCCCTGAAGCTGGTGCTGGAGCCCATCTTCGAGGCGGATTTTCTCCCGTGTTCATACGGGTTCCGGCCGAACAGGAGGGCCCACGACGCCGTGGCCGAGATCCGTTACTACTCGTCTCGCCCACGTCAGTACGAATGGGTGGTCGAGGGCGACATCAAAGCCTGCTTCGACGAGATTTCGCACTCCGCGCTAATGGATCGGGTGCGGATGCGTGTTGGAGACAAGCGAGTGCTGGCACTGGTGAAGGCGTTCCTGAAGTCGGGCATCCTCTCCGAGGATGGATCCCTGACGGAAACGAACACCGGAACCCCTCAAGGGTCGATCCTTTCTCCGCTACTGAGCAATGTGGCTCTCTCGGTTCTGGACGAGTACATCGAACAGGCTCCCGGAGGACCGTCCAGTAGTGAATGGCAACGGCGCGTTCGTCGTCGTCAGGGGCTCCCCAATTTTCGACTCATTCGATATGCGGATGACTGGTGCCTGATGGTCAGAGGCACACGGGAAGGGGCGGAAGCCCTCAAGGAGGAAGTGGCTGAGGTTCTTGCGACGATGGGGCTACGCCTGGCCGACGCGAAGACCTTGATTACCCACATTGACGAGGGTCTCGACTTTCTTGGGTGGCGCATCCAGCGTCATGTTAAAGCGAGCGAGAAACGGGAGTACGTGTACACCTACCCTGCAAGGAAGGCGCTGCGCGTCATCTGCAGGAAGGTGAAGCGCATCTGCCGTAATACGAGCACGAACCAACCGCTTTCCACCCTGCTGTATCAGCTCAACCCGGTACTGCGGGGCTGGTGCGCCTACTTCCGGCCCGGGGTGTCGAGCAAGGCGTTCGGGTACCTGGCGAAGGTCGCCTGGTATCAGGTCATCGCCTGGATTCGACGCAAACACCGGGGGATCACTTGGAAGGAACTCCGGCGCCGCTACTGCGCCGGAGGATGGCAACCACGTGACGGACAAATCAAACTCCTCCACACCGGAACCATCAGCACCACTCGGTACCGGTACAGGGGAACCAAGATTCCGTCTCCGTGGGCGGCGGCCGCGTAA
- a CDS encoding S1C family serine protease — MTEQTYRTSTQPAFVAGRDGVLPADRSGAGHPQTLAGTHGGGYAGFGAPPPPPAGPPRRRRAKGPLGLLAAAALVAAIVGGGSAALVGELTDSSGTSTSASSPASGTQVSSGNSGSVAGVAAAVSPSVVEIQSSSTAGQSTGSGVIVTESGEILTNNHVVSGAEQVQVTFSDGSTAAADVVGTDPDLDMALIKVQGKSGLKPATLGDSDSLKVGDEVVAIGSPEGLSGSVTSGIVSALDRDVTVEKEQQQPQSGEQWPFGFGGGQYNGRLGSQTTTYQAIQTDASLNPGNSGGALVDMNGRIVGINSAMYAPQDGSSAGSVGLGFAIPVNDVKHILGDLRNN, encoded by the coding sequence ATGACGGAGCAGACATACCGCACCAGCACCCAGCCCGCCTTCGTAGCCGGCCGTGACGGGGTCCTGCCCGCCGACCGGTCCGGCGCGGGCCACCCCCAGACCCTCGCCGGGACGCACGGCGGCGGGTACGCCGGGTTCGGCGCCCCGCCGCCGCCCCCCGCGGGGCCGCCGCGGCGCAGGCGGGCCAAGGGCCCCCTCGGGCTGCTCGCCGCCGCCGCGCTCGTCGCCGCCATCGTCGGGGGCGGCAGCGCCGCCCTCGTCGGGGAGCTGACCGATTCGTCCGGTACGAGCACCAGCGCCTCCAGCCCCGCCAGCGGCACCCAGGTCTCCTCCGGGAACAGCGGCTCCGTCGCCGGCGTCGCCGCCGCCGTCAGCCCCAGCGTCGTGGAGATCCAGTCCTCCTCGACCGCCGGGCAGTCGACGGGCTCCGGGGTGATCGTCACCGAGAGCGGCGAGATCCTCACCAACAACCACGTCGTCTCCGGCGCCGAGCAGGTCCAGGTCACCTTCAGCGACGGCTCCACCGCCGCCGCCGACGTCGTCGGCACCGACCCCGACCTCGACATGGCCCTCATCAAGGTGCAGGGCAAGAGCGGCCTCAAGCCCGCCACCCTCGGCGACTCCGACTCCCTGAAGGTCGGCGACGAGGTCGTCGCCATCGGCTCCCCCGAGGGCCTGAGCGGCAGCGTCACCAGCGGCATCGTCTCCGCGCTCGACCGCGACGTGACCGTCGAGAAGGAGCAGCAGCAGCCGCAGAGCGGCGAGCAGTGGCCGTTCGGCTTCGGCGGCGGCCAGTACAACGGGCGGCTCGGGTCGCAGACGACCACGTACCAGGCCATCCAGACCGACGCCTCGCTCAACCCCGGCAACTCCGGCGGCGCGCTCGTCGACATGAACGGCCGGATCGTCGGCATCAACTCGGCGATGTACGCGCCGCAGGACGGCTCCTCCGCGGGCAGCGTCGGCCTCGGCTTCGCCATCCCCGTCAACGATGTGAAGCACATCCTCGGCGACCTCAGGAACAATTGA
- a CDS encoding response regulator transcription factor, which yields MTEQQQRILIVDDEPAVREALERSLAFEGYGTELAVDGLDALDKAASYRPDLVVLDVLMPRMDGLTAARRLRAAGDRTPILMLTARDTVGDRVTGLDAGADDYLVKPFELDELFARIRALLRRRAYAEGGEPAGTAETLEFGDLRMDLAAREVSRGGRPVELTRTEFTLLELFLNHPRQVLTREQILKAVWGFDFEPSSNSLDVYVMYLRRKTEAGGAPRLVHTVRGVGYVLRAPEPGGRGAAR from the coding sequence GTGACCGAGCAGCAGCAGCGCATCCTGATCGTCGACGACGAACCGGCCGTACGCGAGGCGCTGGAGCGCAGCCTCGCCTTCGAGGGCTACGGGACCGAACTCGCCGTCGACGGTCTCGACGCCCTCGACAAGGCCGCCTCGTACCGGCCCGACCTCGTCGTCCTCGACGTGCTCATGCCCCGCATGGACGGCCTGACCGCCGCCCGCCGGCTGCGAGCCGCCGGGGACCGGACGCCCATCCTCATGCTCACCGCCCGCGACACCGTCGGCGACCGCGTGACGGGCCTCGACGCGGGCGCCGACGACTACCTCGTCAAGCCGTTCGAGCTGGACGAGCTCTTCGCCCGCATCCGCGCGCTGCTGCGGCGCCGCGCGTACGCCGAGGGCGGCGAGCCGGCCGGCACCGCCGAGACGCTGGAGTTCGGCGACCTGCGGATGGACCTCGCGGCCCGCGAGGTCAGCCGCGGCGGCCGTCCTGTGGAGCTGACCCGCACCGAGTTCACGCTGCTGGAGCTCTTCCTCAACCACCCGCGGCAGGTGCTCACCCGCGAGCAGATCCTCAAGGCGGTCTGGGGCTTCGACTTCGAGCCGTCCTCCAACTCCCTCGACGTGTACGTCATGTACCTCCGCCGCAAGACCGAGGCCGGCGGCGCCCCCCGGCTGGTGCACACGGTCCGCGGCGTCGGCTACGTCCTGCGCGCCCCGGAGCCCGGCGGCAGGGGCGCCGCCAGGTGA
- a CDS encoding sensor histidine kinase has translation MTSRFGRLPLRSRLALLTAAAMAVAIAAAAVSCWLITRDQLMSQFDRSLRQAEVPSTLPDIFRTVGCVDERPPGPPDELNTDRTTAQIVLADGSACWLQGEHTITVTETDQAIAAGGGPQRTEVVHDVTSDGTEWRVRTISGGLTVNRQPAAISIARPLSEVTDPLNTLALVLALVAGGGVLGAGAIGLGVARAGLRPVERLTHTVEHIARTEDLAVEIPVEGDDEIARLSRSFNAMTAALATSQERQQQLIADAGHELRTPLTSLRTNIELLARSEESGRELPPRQRRELLESVTAQMTELAALIGDLQELSRPDAAPDKAQLEVVALDEIAERAVRRVRLRAPEVRIDAELAPWFVRAEPAALERAVVNLLDNAVKFSPAGSRVEVGLGGDGLLRVRDHGPGIPEAELPHVFERFWRSPSARSRPGSGLGLSIVARTVQQAGGTVALRRAAGGGTEALLRLPGAPEPPPGSSAAIRGRGPDRSA, from the coding sequence GTGACGTCCCGCTTCGGCCGCCTGCCCCTGCGCTCCCGGCTGGCCCTGCTCACCGCCGCGGCGATGGCGGTGGCGATCGCGGCGGCGGCGGTCTCCTGCTGGCTGATCACCCGCGACCAGCTCATGAGCCAGTTCGACCGTTCGCTGCGGCAGGCCGAGGTGCCGAGCACCCTGCCCGACATCTTCCGCACCGTCGGCTGCGTGGACGAACGCCCCCCGGGCCCGCCGGACGAGCTGAACACGGACCGGACGACCGCGCAGATCGTGCTCGCGGACGGCAGCGCCTGCTGGCTCCAGGGTGAGCACACGATCACCGTCACCGAGACGGACCAGGCGATCGCCGCCGGAGGCGGCCCGCAGCGCACCGAGGTCGTGCACGACGTCACCTCGGACGGCACCGAGTGGCGGGTCCGCACCATCAGCGGCGGCCTCACTGTGAACCGCCAGCCCGCCGCCATCTCCATCGCCCGGCCCCTCAGCGAGGTCACCGACCCCCTCAACACCCTCGCGCTCGTCCTCGCCCTCGTCGCGGGCGGCGGCGTCCTCGGCGCCGGGGCGATCGGGCTCGGCGTCGCCCGCGCGGGCCTGCGCCCCGTGGAGCGGCTGACGCATACCGTCGAGCACATCGCCCGTACCGAGGATCTCGCCGTCGAGATCCCCGTCGAGGGCGACGACGAGATCGCCCGGCTGTCCCGGTCGTTCAACGCCATGACCGCCGCCCTCGCCACCTCCCAGGAGCGGCAGCAGCAGCTCATCGCCGACGCCGGGCACGAGCTGCGGACGCCGCTGACCTCGCTGCGTACGAACATCGAGCTGCTCGCCCGCAGCGAGGAGTCCGGCCGCGAGCTGCCGCCGCGGCAGCGCAGGGAGCTGCTGGAGTCCGTCACCGCGCAGATGACCGAGCTGGCCGCGCTCATCGGCGACCTCCAGGAGCTGTCCCGGCCCGACGCCGCGCCGGACAAGGCCCAACTGGAGGTCGTCGCGCTGGACGAGATCGCCGAGCGGGCCGTGCGGCGGGTGCGGCTGCGGGCGCCGGAGGTGCGGATCGACGCGGAGCTGGCGCCCTGGTTCGTACGGGCCGAGCCCGCGGCGCTGGAGCGGGCCGTGGTCAACCTGCTGGACAACGCGGTGAAGTTCTCGCCCGCCGGCAGCCGGGTCGAGGTCGGGCTCGGCGGCGACGGGCTGCTGCGGGTGCGCGACCACGGGCCCGGCATCCCGGAGGCGGAGCTGCCGCACGTCTTCGAGCGGTTCTGGCGCTCGCCCTCGGCGCGCAGCCGGCCGGGCAGCGGGCTCGGGCTGTCGATCGTGGCCCGTACGGTGCAGCAGGCCGGCGGCACCGTGGCGCTGCGCCGGGCGGCCGGCGGCGGGACGGAGGCGCTGCTGCGGCTGCCGGGGGCGCCGGAGCCGCCGCCGGGGTCCTCAGCCGCGATCCGGGGTCGCGGGCCCGACCGGTCGGCGTAG
- a CDS encoding SSI family serine proteinase inhibitor encodes MTVRPLAAVLAATAAAVLLPLTAASTASAERPLPEPFDATHLRLTTKYVSDRAKGGFTYLNCDPVGGTHPAAESACTDLTKADGRFEDLSDKQGACTMQYEPVELHATGTWRGKPVDYVSEVFPNPCMADLATGGNVFNF; translated from the coding sequence ATGACCGTCCGGCCCCTCGCCGCCGTCCTGGCCGCCACCGCCGCCGCCGTGCTGCTGCCGCTGACCGCCGCCTCCACCGCCTCCGCCGAGCGCCCGCTGCCCGAGCCGTTCGACGCCACGCACCTGCGGCTGACGACGAAGTACGTCAGCGACCGCGCCAAGGGCGGCTTCACGTATCTGAACTGCGACCCCGTCGGGGGCACGCACCCCGCGGCGGAGTCGGCCTGCACGGACCTGACGAAGGCCGACGGGCGGTTCGAGGACCTGTCCGACAAGCAGGGCGCGTGCACGATGCAGTACGAGCCCGTGGAGCTGCACGCCACCGGCACCTGGCGCGGCAAGCCCGTCGACTACGTCTCCGAGGTCTTCCCCAACCCCTGCATGGCGGACCTCGCGACCGGCGGCAACGTCTTCAACTTCTAG
- a CDS encoding SAM-dependent methyltransferase translates to MRGDAHGGFGKRFGETGRSKDRNRAPGRLHGGKDNYESDRAAGDAVAEVYPDIVTMARQSRQFLIRVVSHLAGEAGIRQFLDVGTGLPTMQNTHEVAQQSAPAARVVYVDNDPLVLAHARALLVNTRPEGVTAYVHADYHDPERILAGAADTLDLTEPVAVMFMGVLGYEPELSELRRIVGRVMDAVPPGSHLVLWDGTDTGEAVVEGGEKLIEAGGIPYHLRGPDELARCFEGLELLEPGMVPITRWRPGAPKVGTAKPIDAYGAVGRQP, encoded by the coding sequence TTGCGCGGAGACGCGCACGGCGGGTTCGGGAAGCGGTTCGGGGAAACGGGCCGGTCGAAAGACCGGAACCGCGCCCCGGGCCGACTTCACGGCGGCAAGGACAACTACGAGTCCGACCGCGCCGCGGGCGATGCCGTGGCGGAGGTCTACCCGGACATCGTCACGATGGCCCGGCAGTCCCGCCAGTTCCTCATCCGCGTCGTCTCCCACCTGGCGGGGGAGGCAGGGATCCGGCAGTTCCTGGACGTCGGCACCGGCCTGCCCACGATGCAGAACACCCACGAGGTGGCGCAGCAGAGCGCTCCCGCGGCCCGCGTCGTGTACGTCGACAACGACCCGCTGGTGCTGGCGCACGCCCGCGCCCTGCTGGTCAACACCCGCCCCGAAGGCGTGACGGCCTACGTCCACGCCGACTACCACGACCCGGAGCGGATCCTCGCCGGCGCGGCGGACACCCTGGACCTCACGGAGCCGGTGGCGGTGATGTTCATGGGAGTGCTGGGCTACGAGCCGGAGCTGAGCGAGCTGCGCCGCATCGTGGGCCGGGTCATGGACGCCGTGCCGCCGGGCAGCCACCTGGTGCTGTGGGACGGCACCGACACCGGCGAGGCCGTCGTCGAGGGCGGCGAGAAGCTCATCGAGGCCGGCGGCATCCCGTACCACCTGCGCGGCCCGGACGAGCTGGCCCGCTGCTTCGAGGGTCTTGAGCTGCTCGAACCCGGCATGGTGCCGATCACCCGCTGGCGCCCCGGCGCGCCGAAGGTGGGCACGGCGAAGCCGATCGACGCGTACGGCGCGGTGGGGCGCCAGCCGTAG